In Listeria cossartiae subsp. cossartiae, one genomic interval encodes:
- the flgK gene encoding flagellar hook-associated protein FlgK: protein MRLSDFNTSLSGMSAAQIANMVAQQNISNMNTPGYIRQAVDQTAVYGDGGLLGGKQTGYGVKVTDIKRLTNTALTTQYNNQIAKQSASLYQSGALNQALNLFGTPGKNTPSDNLDNFFTAWAALAKNPDQATNTTALLSSMSIFTDQLNQLHSGLKELETTIAADTDAAIQDLNSLIKKLGSINKAIGNAGSNPPNDLLNQRDQLLSTMAGYAGISVSAHPNNPDVYDVTIGGRLVVQGDETTEITSTRTATGFEFSVDGQKLNMPEGSIIASVRVNQNEIKSYQEKIETFSNGLAKALDDIQVKNVNKTMDDLQKINEALQANPNDEKLLSNRDELLRQLEKFPGVTRSGDTLTIGGADHPIDTLGTSTYVNNVSDFSIPIFTQSSGKWILNPAITSNADNKPFLGVIAADIASLKTDKNIQGTTFPSFMDGIITEVATDASKSSATATADTQALSSLSESKSSLEGVNIDEEMTNIMQYQSYYVANTKAMNTVNDMMKALLAML, encoded by the coding sequence GTGCGTTTAAGTGATTTTAATACGTCATTATCGGGCATGTCAGCGGCGCAAATCGCTAATATGGTCGCTCAGCAAAATATTAGTAATATGAATACGCCGGGGTACATTAGGCAAGCCGTGGATCAGACGGCAGTATACGGTGATGGAGGGCTTCTTGGCGGGAAACAAACGGGCTACGGGGTCAAAGTAACAGATATTAAAAGACTGACGAATACGGCTCTGACGACACAATACAATAATCAAATCGCCAAACAATCCGCTTCGTTATACCAAAGTGGGGCGCTGAATCAAGCACTTAATTTATTTGGTACTCCCGGAAAAAATACGCCAAGTGATAATTTGGATAACTTTTTTACTGCTTGGGCGGCGCTAGCGAAAAATCCAGACCAAGCGACGAATACAACAGCACTTTTATCGAGCATGTCGATTTTTACTGATCAATTAAACCAACTTCATTCGGGCTTAAAAGAATTAGAAACAACGATTGCGGCAGATACAGATGCAGCGATTCAAGATTTAAATTCATTAATTAAAAAACTAGGCAGCATCAATAAAGCTATCGGAAATGCCGGCTCCAATCCGCCGAACGATTTACTGAATCAACGTGATCAACTACTTAGCACGATGGCTGGCTATGCGGGGATTTCCGTTAGCGCCCACCCAAATAATCCTGATGTATACGATGTAACAATCGGCGGACGTCTCGTTGTTCAAGGTGACGAAACAACTGAAATCACTTCCACTCGAACAGCGACAGGCTTTGAATTTTCCGTGGATGGGCAAAAACTCAACATGCCAGAAGGTTCGATCATTGCTTCCGTTCGCGTGAATCAAAATGAAATTAAATCCTACCAAGAAAAAATCGAAACTTTCTCGAATGGTCTAGCAAAAGCACTCGACGATATCCAAGTCAAAAATGTCAATAAAACAATGGACGACTTGCAAAAAATCAATGAAGCGCTTCAAGCTAACCCTAATGACGAAAAACTACTCAGCAACCGCGATGAACTTTTACGTCAACTGGAAAAATTCCCTGGCGTGACTCGTTCTGGAGATACGCTGACAATTGGCGGCGCGGACCATCCCATTGATACGCTTGGTACGAGTACATATGTCAACAATGTGAGTGATTTTTCGATACCCATTTTCACCCAAAGTTCTGGCAAATGGATCCTGAATCCAGCCATCACGAGTAATGCAGATAACAAGCCATTCCTAGGTGTTATCGCAGCGGATATTGCTTCCTTAAAAACCGATAAAAACATTCAAGGGACAACTTTCCCAAGTTTTATGGACGGAATTATTACCGAAGTTGCCACCGATGCGAGTAAAAGCAGTGCAACAGCGACAGCAGACACCCAAGCATTAAGCTCTCTTTCCGAGTCGAAATCATCTCTCGAAGGCGTTAATATCGATGAAGAAATGACAAATATTATGCAATACCAAAGTTACTATGTTGCCAATACGAAAGCGATGAACACGGTGAATGATATGATGAAAGCACTTTTAGCTATGTTATAA
- a CDS encoding flagellar hook-associated protein 3: MRISTNQQANSIINQLNNVSGNLAKYQLQVSSGKKYESMSENPGATAQILSYNHVLSQLNREKTDVTEAKSLLNTAETSLSSMSTSMNRVNALVLQAINGTSDKNNMSQSAEEIKGLLDVLVSVANAEDDGRYVFSGSSTSVKPFTTDKTTGEIIYNGTTENKNFRVTDTLQVEVFHDGSALTDVFNNIQKIVDAMKSGDKDALSALQETNSKNIEIITNSMTNIGGQKNGVAAYDNVLSSKITDFAERKSNVEEVNMPEAVSNLNKTSIAYQAALQSSVMVQKLSILNYM; the protein is encoded by the coding sequence ATGCGAATTTCAACCAATCAACAAGCAAATTCAATAATTAACCAGTTGAACAATGTTTCAGGAAATCTGGCTAAATACCAACTGCAAGTGTCTTCTGGGAAAAAGTATGAATCCATGAGCGAAAACCCTGGTGCTACAGCGCAAATTTTATCCTATAATCATGTGCTTAGTCAGTTGAATCGAGAAAAAACAGACGTAACCGAAGCGAAATCGTTGTTAAATACAGCGGAAACTTCTCTTTCGTCCATGTCAACGTCGATGAACCGAGTGAACGCTTTGGTGCTTCAAGCAATCAACGGAACGAGCGATAAAAATAATATGTCTCAGTCAGCCGAAGAAATTAAAGGCTTGCTAGACGTTCTTGTTTCTGTCGCTAACGCAGAAGATGATGGCAGATACGTCTTTAGTGGTTCAAGTACGAGCGTGAAGCCATTTACAACAGATAAAACGACCGGCGAAATCATCTACAACGGCACGACAGAAAATAAAAATTTCCGCGTAACCGATACGTTACAAGTAGAAGTTTTCCATGACGGTAGCGCGCTGACAGATGTTTTTAACAACATTCAAAAAATCGTCGACGCAATGAAAAGTGGCGATAAAGATGCCTTGTCTGCCTTGCAAGAAACCAACAGCAAAAACATCGAAATTATCACGAATTCCATGACCAATATCGGGGGACAAAAAAACGGTGTTGCTGCCTACGATAATGTCCTTTCTAGCAAAATAACCGACTTTGCGGAACGAAAATCCAATGTCGAAGAAGTCAATATGCCAGAAGCCGTAAGTAATTTAAATAAAACATCGATTGCGTACCAAGCCGCACTACAATCCAGTGTGATGGTACAAAAATTAAGCATCCTAAATTATATGTGA
- a CDS encoding flagellar hook-associated protein 2, with product MGSSIASSLMDPTQYYSQFISLQKASLEKAKTPYQNQISSYQSRIDLYASLKNALSDSLKTMSSFTTYESKTKLATSSNETSFTVSSTSSSINGSYSIEVQNLATADTYNKAVPDIEAKIGVSGTIKINGKEIKIDADSSMKNVMNSINSAGAKVNIYTLGENMVVTAATTGVENSIKFEGDSAVLDALGLVQNSPDHLAAEDAKLRINGATVTSATNKVTNYIPGVTINLKKETTGAEKLTIQDQSDEKAASMITSFVNTYNALTSTMKTYTGKGTILQASAADLEANRALNNVFQHKKDGNTLFDFGISVDKEGVLKVDETAMKKMVAEDPTAVERFFFGIGGIGDELYQSLNKTFGSTGFISDETTSMTNEINKLNLKLTDITSRNNTLLTNITDQYNKWLEMMQAMQSDAMTLDALIDGMNSSNK from the coding sequence GTGGGAAGTTCAATCGCAAGCAGTTTAATGGACCCAACGCAATATTATTCGCAATTTATTAGTCTGCAAAAAGCCAGTTTAGAAAAAGCGAAAACGCCATATCAAAACCAAATTTCCAGCTATCAATCACGTATTGACCTGTATGCCAGTTTGAAAAACGCGTTATCTGATTCGCTGAAAACGATGAGTTCTTTTACGACCTACGAAAGTAAAACGAAACTTGCAACCTCATCAAATGAAACAAGTTTTACCGTGTCCTCAACTAGTAGCTCCATCAACGGCAGCTATTCCATCGAAGTCCAAAATCTGGCAACAGCCGACACGTACAACAAAGCTGTGCCCGATATCGAAGCGAAAATCGGCGTCAGCGGCACCATCAAAATCAACGGCAAAGAAATCAAAATCGATGCCGACAGCTCGATGAAAAACGTAATGAACTCGATTAATAGCGCCGGCGCAAAAGTAAACATTTACACGCTAGGCGAAAATATGGTCGTAACTGCTGCAACCACTGGTGTCGAAAATAGCATTAAATTCGAAGGTGACTCGGCTGTCCTTGATGCACTTGGTTTAGTCCAAAACTCACCTGATCATTTAGCTGCAGAAGATGCCAAACTCCGCATCAATGGCGCGACCGTTACAAGCGCAACCAATAAAGTAACCAACTACATCCCAGGCGTGACCATCAACCTCAAAAAAGAAACCACTGGCGCTGAAAAACTAACCATCCAAGATCAAAGTGATGAAAAAGCAGCTAGCATGATTACCAGTTTTGTAAATACATACAATGCACTAACAAGCACAATGAAAACCTACACGGGAAAAGGAACCATTTTACAAGCATCGGCTGCTGACCTGGAAGCAAATCGCGCATTAAATAACGTATTCCAACATAAAAAAGACGGAAATACTTTATTCGATTTTGGCATTAGCGTCGACAAAGAAGGCGTACTTAAAGTCGATGAAACAGCAATGAAAAAAATGGTAGCAGAAGACCCGACCGCTGTGGAAAGATTTTTCTTTGGCATTGGCGGAATCGGCGACGAACTATATCAATCTTTGAATAAAACATTTGGCTCGACTGGCTTTATCAGTGATGAAACGACCTCGATGACGAATGAAATCAATAAATTAAATCTAAAACTGACCGACATAACTAGCAGAAATAATACCTTACTAACGAATATTACCGATCAGTACAACAAATGGCTCGAAATGATGCAAGCCATGCAAAGTGACGCAATGACCCTCGACGCACTAATCGACGGTATGAACAGTTCTAATAAATAA
- a CDS encoding flagellar export chaperone FliS codes for MQAWKRYTQNELNTSNPIKNTIYIYERCIIEFKKLDKALGQLHFSEADLILDKMEKIFEELKLQLNPEAGQELYDNIFGLYEWISEQIRQMQLLKQPVNIDTIIHVITQLKEGYEGVMKHESSKDTFG; via the coding sequence ATGCAAGCTTGGAAACGATACACCCAAAATGAATTAAATACGAGCAACCCCATTAAAAACACCATTTATATATACGAACGCTGTATTATTGAATTTAAAAAATTAGACAAAGCACTCGGACAACTACATTTTTCCGAAGCAGACCTTATTCTCGATAAAATGGAAAAAATCTTTGAAGAACTAAAATTACAATTAAATCCAGAAGCCGGGCAAGAACTTTACGATAACATTTTCGGCTTATATGAATGGATCTCCGAACAAATCCGCCAAATGCAACTACTCAAACAACCCGTTAATATCGATACTATCATTCACGTCATCACGCAGCTCAAAGAAGGCTACGAGGGAGTGATGAAACATGAATCAAGCAAAGACACATTTGGCTGA
- the flgB gene encoding flagellar basal body rod protein FlgB — translation MENYTTHIGNYLNYLQTANQVVSNNIANANTPNFKASEASFEESFGSSLRASGQNSIESTGNLTKTNTKHLAGTNTDETNAKITTKSGSINEDGNNVNVTSEMISLTKNNQMYALAISALNYNSSINTAARGK, via the coding sequence GTGGAAAATTATACCACGCATATTGGTAACTACTTGAATTATCTCCAAACGGCCAACCAAGTAGTTTCAAATAATATCGCCAACGCCAATACGCCCAATTTTAAAGCAAGTGAAGCGAGTTTTGAGGAATCATTTGGCTCAAGTTTGCGCGCATCCGGTCAAAATAGCATCGAATCTACCGGAAACTTAACAAAAACAAACACAAAACATTTAGCTGGAACAAATACGGACGAAACAAACGCGAAAATCACCACCAAAAGCGGCTCCATCAACGAAGACGGCAACAATGTCAACGTTACTTCTGAAATGATCAGCTTAACTAAAAATAACCAAATGTACGCGCTCGCTATCAGTGCACTCAACTATAATTCATCCATCAACACAGCAGCCCGTGGAAAGTAA
- the flgC gene encoding flagellar basal body rod protein FlgC, with protein MFEGINTSGSALNAAKQWMEVSSNNIANADSSAAPGETPFLRKRVVLSEITPFETALTGTKGVKVSEISSDTGSVKRVYDPTHPNANEAGYVNYANVDMTAEMTNLMVGQKMYAANTSALQANEKMMEKDLEIGKV; from the coding sequence ATGTTTGAAGGAATCAATACAAGCGGCTCCGCGTTAAATGCTGCGAAACAATGGATGGAAGTAAGCTCCAATAATATCGCGAATGCAGATTCAAGCGCCGCGCCTGGCGAAACACCATTCCTCAGAAAACGCGTCGTATTATCCGAAATTACGCCATTTGAAACAGCCTTAACCGGAACAAAAGGTGTCAAAGTAAGCGAAATCTCAAGCGACACCGGAAGCGTCAAACGTGTCTATGATCCAACCCATCCAAACGCCAATGAAGCAGGTTACGTCAACTACGCGAATGTCGATATGACAGCAGAAATGACCAATTTGATGGTTGGACAAAAAATGTACGCGGCAAACACTTCTGCCCTACAAGCAAATGAAAAAATGATGGAAAAAGATTTAGAAATCGGCAAAGTATAA
- the fliE gene encoding flagellar hook-basal body complex protein FliE, with translation MAIESINAASVLPKVTLGETAKTDNATGAGNTFTQMLDSMSDTQSNAQNSVSNLLTTGEGNASDVLIQMKKAESEMKTAAVIRDNVIESYKQLLNMQV, from the coding sequence ATGGCAATTGAAAGTATTAATGCAGCCAGCGTCTTGCCAAAAGTGACGCTTGGTGAAACCGCGAAAACAGACAATGCGACAGGTGCCGGAAATACCTTCACGCAAATGCTGGATAGTATGAGTGATACCCAATCAAACGCGCAAAATTCCGTTTCCAACCTTTTAACAACAGGAGAAGGAAACGCAAGCGACGTACTCATTCAAATGAAAAAAGCAGAATCAGAAATGAAAACTGCTGCGGTCATTCGTGATAATGTAATCGAAAGCTACAAACAGCTTTTAAATATGCAAGTGTAG